GCGGGCACGGGTACGCATGCTTCTCCTTAAACGGCGAGTGCGCGAGAACGGCCTCCCGCTCGCCAAGGGGGTTACCTAGAAATCCATGATCCCCAGGCGCCGGGGCCGTGACGAGTGACGTCCGTCAGCGGTGCGAGTGACGGATGTAATGGGGGAGCGATGACAGCGCGCACGACTCGCTGAGCTACACAGAGAGGGAGCAGTTACCGGCAGACGGTGCACCCAAGGGAGCAGAACTGGCGCACTCAGACGCGGAGATCGCCTACACCACACAAGCGGGACGCCATCCGGCCGACAGCCTTCTGGTGCGTGCCAACCACTCGTAAGTGCTTGTCCGATGACCCGCCCGGGGCCGGCTCCCGGCGGGCGCGACAGTGGAGCCCGGGAAGGCGGGACTCGGTGGCGCGTGGGCCGGGGCTTCGGGCGGTAAAAGACCTAAGAACCCTGGGAAATTACCCACCCAACCAACCAAACCCGCGTCGATCACACGGGCGGGTGAAAAGCGGCCGAATGGGTGGCGCGGGGGTCGGCGCTGCGTGCAGTCTCTGCATGAGGCGGGTTCATGCCTCTGGAATATCCCACGCACATGCATCGGCCCCCGCCGGGACGGCAATCCCAGGGCGAGGGCCTGACCAACAAGGAAGCAGACCCTTCCCCATGGCTGAGCAGAAGACTAACGCTGCAGCGCGTCCGAGTCAGGGCGTTCGCCGGTCCACCACCCCCTCCGGTGTCACCCACGTACGCACGTACCAGTCGGGTCAGTACGTCGTCATCGGTAATCACCTCGCCCAGCACCGTCAGCTGTCGCTGACCGCGATCGGGCTGGCCACGCACATCCTGTCGCTGCCGGAGGGTGCGCTCGTCGACATCCGGTCGCTTGCCGAGCGCTTCCCGGAGGGGCGTGAGCGCATCGGTTCCGGGCTGCGGGAGTTGGAGGAGCACGGCTATCTCGAGCGGTTGCGTGAGCGTTCGGAGGCGGGGCGTCTGGTCACGCGTACGTACGCTCACCACACGCCCGAGCGGGCGGTCTCGCCCGTCGTACGTCGACGCGTTGTGGCGGTGGTGCGGGAGGGCGGGGATGCGGCTCCCCGCTCGTCAGAAGGAGCGCACGAACCCTCACCGGAGGGTGACCAAGCCCAGGAGTCGGCTCGGACGCCGATTCGGTGCGGTGAGCCCGTGGCCGCAAGGGTGCGGCCTGCCGTCGCCCCGGAGATGCCCAGAAGCGCGGCGGCGGCGGTTCCTTCCCTGCCGCGGAGGTCCCGGCACCACGACAAGGCCGTCGCTCTCCTGACGGGACTGCGCCGTACCGACGACCGCCTCACCCTCTCTTCCCGAGACGTCAGTACTCTGGTTCCGCGTGTCATCCGCTGGTTCGAACGTGGGGCTACGGCCGATGTCATCCATCGTGTCCTGACCTTCGACCTGCCTGTGGACATGAGGCGTGCGGCTGGTGTGCTCGCGTATCGGCTGAGCGAAATGCTGCCTCCGCCTCTTCCGGCCGTCCCGACACCGTCACCGCGCCCGACCGCTGTCGCGAGCGGGCCCGACCCCTTTCAGACCTGCGACGGTTGTGAGCGGGCCTTCCGGGCCGCGCAACCCGGTCGCTGCCGCGACTGCCGGTCCGACTTGCCCATGGACGCCAACGCACCTCTGGCAGCCTGAGCCGCCCTACCCACGGCTACGGGTGTCCCGCTGGCCGGTGCACCCCGGCCAGGTCCATCGCCGCCGCGGGCGGCAGCTGCCCGGGGCGGGACGGCGGGTGGGCCTGGAAGGCCTGGAAGAGGTAGGCGAGGAGGCGGCGGGCGGCGGGGAGGGCCACGTCGGGGGGTTGGCAGGCCAGGCCGTTCACCGCCAGGAGGAGCAGGGGGATGTCGGCCGGGTCGAAGTCCTCGCGGAGCTGTCCGGCCTCGCGGGCGCGCTCGATCAGCCGGGACAGGCGCTCCTCGGCGCAGGCGCGTTCCTCGGCGTGGTCGAGGGCCTCGGGGAACCCCGCCATGAACACCGTGTCGAAGCCGCGGTCGGTGACCAGCGTGGTGCACACCTGCTCCAGGAGGGTGTACAGGCCGTGCCCCGGGCTGGGGTCGGCCATGGCCTCCTCGAAGGCCGCCGCGCACACGCTGAGCTGTTCGGCGAAGGCGGCCGAGACCAGTGCGGAGCGGGTGGGGAAGCGGCGGTAGAGGGTGGCGACGCCGACACCGGCCCGGCGGGCGACCGCGCTCATGGGGGCGTCGACGCCCTGGGCCGCGAACACCTCGCGCGCGGCCTCCAGGACGCGCTCGCGGTTGCGGCGGGCGTCCGTGCGCAGGGACGGCTTGTGAGAGGTCTGATCAGGCATTGTTTCTCACTTCCCGGCAAGTGGACGGTGTCGTCCACTTACGTGCCTAGCGTGAGCGTAGCAGCGGGCGCGGGCCTCGCCTCCGCGCTCCCCGAACGCGACCTTGGGACGAGACCATGAGCGAGATCACCAGCGAGATCACCAGCGAGATCACGAGTGAGATGAACGCGGTTCTCTTCGACCGTTTCGGGCCTCCGGACGTGCTCTACGTCGGCCGGCGGCCGGTGCCGGCCGTCCCTCCCGGCGAGGTGCTGGTGCGGGTGCGCGCCGCCGGGGTCAACGGCGGGGATCTGCTGGACCGGACCGGCAAGGTGCGGCTCGTGACCGGCCGGGCCTTCCCCAAGGCGTGCGGCATCGACTTCGCGGGGGAGGTGGCCCGGGTCGGGTCGTCCGTCTCCGGGGTGAGGGAGGGGGAACGGGTGTGGGGGCTGCTGGGGCGCAGTACCGGTGCCATGGCCGAGTACGTCGCCGTCAGTCCTCGGCGGATCGCGTCCGCGCCGGAAAACCTCACCCCGGAGGAGGCCGTCTCGCTGCTCGCGGGCGCGACCACGGCGGTGACCGCGCTGCGCGACAAGGCCGGTCTGCAACCCGGTGAGCGGCTGCTGGTGCGGGGCGGGAGCGGGGGCGTGGGCAGCGTCGCCGTGCAGGTCGGCAGGCTCCTCGGGGCGCACGTCGTCGCGCTCGCGGGCGGGAGGAACCTCGACTTCGTGCGCGGCCTGGGTGCCGACGACGCGCTGGACCACCGGACGACCGCCCTGCCCGCGCTCGGGCGGTTCGACGTCGTCCTCGATACCGTCGGTACCGAGCAGTCCCGCGTCCGCCGCCTGCTCGCGCCGGGCGGGCGCATGGTCGCCGTCACCATCGACTTCGACCGGCCGCTCGCGGGGATCGCCGGCGTTCTCGCGTCCGCCGTGCACGGCAGGGGCCGTATCCGCGCCTTCAGCGGCAATCCCGACAGCGCGCTGCTGGCCGAGGTCACGCGCCTCGTGGACCACGGCGACCTCGTGCCCGTCGTGGACACCGTCCACCCGCTCGACCGTGTCGCCGACGCCCACCGGGCTCTGGAGGCCGGTGGGGTGCGCGGCAAGCACGTCGTCCGGGTCGCCTAGGGCAACCGGAAGCGCCTGGAGGTGCGTTGACAGGCTGCGGGCGGGTGCGTGTAATGAGGGTGGTGCCGCGTGGCGCCGGTCAAAGAGCAGTGGGCCGGCCGGCGATCGGGCGAGCGCCCTTCACCCCAAGGGTCCGTGATG
The Streptomyces sp. NBC_01723 genome window above contains:
- a CDS encoding TetR/AcrR family transcriptional regulator, producing MPDQTSHKPSLRTDARRNRERVLEAAREVFAAQGVDAPMSAVARRAGVGVATLYRRFPTRSALVSAAFAEQLSVCAAAFEEAMADPSPGHGLYTLLEQVCTTLVTDRGFDTVFMAGFPEALDHAEERACAEERLSRLIERAREAGQLREDFDPADIPLLLLAVNGLACQPPDVALPAARRLLAYLFQAFQAHPPSRPGQLPPAAAMDLAGVHRPAGHP
- a CDS encoding NAD(P)-dependent alcohol dehydrogenase; amino-acid sequence: MSEITSEITSEITSEMNAVLFDRFGPPDVLYVGRRPVPAVPPGEVLVRVRAAGVNGGDLLDRTGKVRLVTGRAFPKACGIDFAGEVARVGSSVSGVREGERVWGLLGRSTGAMAEYVAVSPRRIASAPENLTPEEAVSLLAGATTAVTALRDKAGLQPGERLLVRGGSGGVGSVAVQVGRLLGAHVVALAGGRNLDFVRGLGADDALDHRTTALPALGRFDVVLDTVGTEQSRVRRLLAPGGRMVAVTIDFDRPLAGIAGVLASAVHGRGRIRAFSGNPDSALLAEVTRLVDHGDLVPVVDTVHPLDRVADAHRALEAGGVRGKHVVRVA
- a CDS encoding helix-turn-helix domain-containing protein, with the protein product MAEQKTNAAARPSQGVRRSTTPSGVTHVRTYQSGQYVVIGNHLAQHRQLSLTAIGLATHILSLPEGALVDIRSLAERFPEGRERIGSGLRELEEHGYLERLRERSEAGRLVTRTYAHHTPERAVSPVVRRRVVAVVREGGDAAPRSSEGAHEPSPEGDQAQESARTPIRCGEPVAARVRPAVAPEMPRSAAAAVPSLPRRSRHHDKAVALLTGLRRTDDRLTLSSRDVSTLVPRVIRWFERGATADVIHRVLTFDLPVDMRRAAGVLAYRLSEMLPPPLPAVPTPSPRPTAVASGPDPFQTCDGCERAFRAAQPGRCRDCRSDLPMDANAPLAA